One Pararge aegeria chromosome 4, ilParAegt1.1, whole genome shotgun sequence DNA segment encodes these proteins:
- the LOC120637899 gene encoding RE1-silencing transcription factor-like isoform X1, with product MENRRETLGVVKICRFCLTQNRPLGSLYEKSKSKNIVTLPLKILSSVSIEVLPSDKKPTYICERCKFFMNIFYEYKHIVRQADEAILQYVQNGTPLGTVNWPNTLSRIYRNMAGSETVKTVVEGGATIQVTSHEISDSDEEDGNVYNVKIGDDEDSKTCIKVVTSKDTKPKDNTRGKDTPIDGESKVTQKKIEDGCWACNLCDCTYPLQQLLTLHIRQKHRKREVTCVQCNVKFFTKYDLAAHQVLHSLDMPFQCVACDKNFKRLILLKRHEKIVHPDIPQLLCPNCPATFLSNEQLETHEKKHVHIPKPHKCLQCDKKFQDRSTLLRHVDVIHNKEATFCCEYCPERFGSITKLVRHVRSHVGDRPYPCKYCEKSFTKSHHYTRHIRIKHRDRAIGTLGPQENYRCEQCDDVFDTQDDLIYHSAIHATQNLTCPLCQEKFEDVEAVTSHIKSHVNGVEFMCDYCELIFTTQDKLNSHLIAVHDDEIENDIEDESSMEMDEDEEEDNGINIKQEGDEMIIEINKPANYLVNDNKSCIEKMEINSEESENEVTYTELQTVDTLAIVNNDATNKPTPEKVLEKPVIPTSMDSVKIVNKTVDSQAANILRKAEEIKHKVPQAGHAVISPRLTLKKNKPISRVESSNSGGASDKSLRLLEKELQDLKRTNSRNTETSKISSNKVLETLKSKRPQFQTSTPKLRSAEERKFLTNKSLPVEKKQLEKRIVTKENKEPKETREVKNNGNSKEEKDSKEKEKDTNEKDIKEKEKEKNTEKDKGKEIPKIIIKNGSPNERNSTDEGLIRRSTRPSKIKDYAKMIRERTQDMSDDDETTEDDEDYCEPDRSTESRRGRRPSQPSKPVTVAKTPPASSLANPPRKRGRPRKDAKEVPPKIKKVDVEEAVEVTKAINDVQSSSTTSSEKEEIVNLLETSSVADIDQIQSMSVTPEPPNTPTTNLLVSPTGQTLKKVPIKALPPGIKVMPLPASRPKAAPELCEMQIGKKVVKVQKIVMTKAEVEAMAKKGLVEMKGGTMVLKQGIKLPTSDASNVKSTITGDGETLKRERAAPTRCELGDES from the exons ATGGAAAATAGAAGAGAAACTTTAGGTGTTGTGAAGATATGTCGATTTTGCCTTACGCAAAATAGACCATTgggaagtttgtatgaaaaaagcAAATCGAAAAATATAGTAACACTTCCATTAAAAATCTTATCAAGCGTATCAATtgag GTGCTTCCATCAGATAAAAAGCCAACATATATATGTGAACGATGCAAGTTctttatgaatattttctatGAATACAAGCACATAGTACGTCAAGCTGATGAGGCTATTCTTCAGTATGTACAAAATGGTACACCATTGGGGACGGTCAACTGGCCCAATACTCTTTCAAGA ATATACCGTAACATGGCTGGCTCGGAGACTGTTAAAACAGTTGTTGAAGGTGGTGCAACCATTCAAGTTACATCGCATGAAATTTCAGACAGTGACGAAGAAGATGGAaatgtttataatgttaag attGGAGATGATGAAGATTCAAAAACCTGTATCAAAGTAGTAACAAGCAAAGACACCAAACCTAAAGATAATACAAGGGGTAAAG ATACACCAATTGATGGAGAAAGTAAGGTAACACAGAAAAAGATAGAAGACGGCTGCTGGGCGTGCAATTTGTGCGATTGCACCTATCCACTGCAGCAATTGCTGACCTTGCACATACGGCAGAAACACAGGAAACGGGAAGTTACTTGTGTCCAGTGTAACGT TAAATTTTTCACAAAATACGACCTAGCGGCACACCAAGTGCTACATTCTCTAGATATGCCATTCCAATGTGTTGCGTgtgataaaaatttcaaaagacTGATATTACTCAAGCGCCACGAGAAG aTAGTTCATCCCGATATACCACAACTATTGTGTCCCAACTGCCCAGCCACATTCTTATCTAATGAACAATTGGAGACGCATGAAAAGAAGCACGTCCACATTCCGAAGCCGCACAAATGCCTGCAGTGTGACAAAAA GTTCCAGGATAGATCAACCCTGCTAAGACACGTAGACGTAATCCACAATAAGGAAGCCACATTCTGCTGTGAATATTGTCCAGAGC GCTTCGGGTCGATAACGAAATTGGTGCGGCACGTGAGATCGCATGTTGGTGATAGGCCCTATCCTTGCAAATATTGTGAAAAGAGCTTCACGAAATCTCATCACTATACCAG GCATATACGTATAAAACATCGCGATCGCGCGATCGGTACGCTCGGCCCTCAAGAAAACTACCGCTGTGAGCAGTGCGATGATGTGTTCGACACCCAAGACGATCTCATATATCACTCTGCGATACATGCTACGCAGAACCTCACGTGCCCGCTGTGTCAGGAGAAGTTCGAAGACGTGGAAGCCGTTACTTCACACATCAAGTCACATGttaatg GTGTAGAATTTATGTGCGACTACTGTGAGCTCATTTTCACGACCCAAGACAAGCTCAATTCCCATCTTATCGCGGTGCACGATGACGAAATTGAAAAT GATATAGAAGATGAGTCATCAATGGAAATGGATGAAGATGAAGAGGAGGATAACGGAATTAATA taaAACAAGAGGGCGATGAGATGATaatcgaaataaataaaccagCAAATTACCTA GTTAACGACAATAAAAGTTGCATAGAGAAAATGGAGATAAACTCTGAAG aAAGTGAGAATGAAGTCACGTACACAGAGCTACAAACAGTGGATACGCTTGCTATTGTAAACAACGATGCAACGAACAAACCGACGCCAGAAAAGGTGTTAGAAAAACCTGTCATCCCCACATCCATGGATAGTGTCAAAATTGTCAACAAAACCGTTGATAGTCAG gCGGCAAATATATTGAGAAAAGCTGAAGAAATAAAACACAAAGTACCACAAGCAGGTCATGCAG TGATATCACCTCGTctcactctaaaaaaaaataaacctatttcaAGAGTGGAGAGCAGTAATAGCGGCGGTGCCAGCGATAAATCCCTACGTTTACTAGAAAAGGAACTGCAAGATCTTAAAAGA acAAACAGCCGTAACACGGAAACAAGTAAAATATCCTCTAACAAAGTCCTAGAAACATTAAAAAGCAAACGGCCGCAGTTCCAAACATCTACACCTAAGTTAAG AAGCGCAGAGGAGAGGAAATTCCTTACAAACAAATCTCTCCCTGTAGAGAAGAAACAACTGGAAAAACGTATCGTAACCAAAGAGAATAAAGAACCAAAAGAAACGAGGgaagttaaaaataatggtaATTCTAAGGAAGAAAAAGATAGCAAGGAAAAGGAGAAAGATACCAATGAAAAAGATataaaagaaaaggaaaaagaGAAAAACACTGAAAAGGATAAAGGAAAAGAAATTCCAAAG ATAATAATCAAAAATGGCTCGCCAAATGAACGAAACAGTACAGACGAAGGGCTTATTCGTCGTTCGACACGACCATCCAAGATCAAGGACTACGCGAAAATGATACGCGAGAGAACGCAAGATATGTCCGACGACGATGAAACTACCGAGGACGATGAGGACTACTGTGAACCAGATAGAAGTACCGAG AGTCGCAGAGGTCGTCGCCCAAGTCAGCCTTCAAAGCCTGTCACGGTAGCCAAAACACCGCCCGCTTCGTCGCTTGCCAATCCACCAAGAAAACGCGGCCGACCACGAAAGGATGCTAAAGAAGT GCCTCCAAAAATTAAGAAAGTAGATGTTGAAGAAGCTGTAGAAGTGACGAAAGCAATCAATGACGTTCAAAGTTCGAGCACAACAAGTTCAGAAAAGGAAGAAATAGTAAACCTCCTTGAAACAAGTAGTGTCGCCGATATTGATCag ATACAGAGCATGAGCGTGACTCCTGAACCGCCCAATACCCCTACTACGAATTTACTAGTATCACCTACAGGACAAACATTGAAAAAG GTGCCGATAAAAGCGTTACCGCCAGGAATTAAAGTGATGCCCTTGCCGGCTTCAAGAC CGAAGGCAGCGCCCGAGCTCTGTGAAATGCAAATAGGCAAGAAGGTTGTGAAGGTGCAAAAAATAGTTATGACCAAAGCGGAAGTGGAAGCAATGGCTAAAAAAGGGCTAGTCGAAATGAAG GGTGGTACCATGGTTTTAAAACAAGGTATTAAGCTTCCAACATCTGATGCATCTAATGTTAAATCTACGATAACGGGCGATGGAG aaACTTTGAAAAGGGAAAGGGCAGCGCCAACCCGCTGCGAACTTGGTGATGAATCATAA
- the LOC120637899 gene encoding uncharacterized protein DDB_G0284459-like isoform X2 encodes MENRRETLGVVKICRFCLTQNRPLGSLYEKSKSKNIVTLPLKILSSVSIEVLPSDKKPTYICERCKFFMNIFYEYKHIVRQADEAILQYVQNGTPLGTVNWPNTLSRIYRNMAGSETVKTVVEGGATIQVTSHEISDSDEEDGNVYNVKIGDDEDSKTCIKVVTSKDTKPKDNTRGKGFGSITKLVRHVRSHVGDRPYPCKYCEKSFTKSHHYTRHIRIKHRDRAIGTLGPQENYRCEQCDDVFDTQDDLIYHSAIHATQNLTCPLCQEKFEDVEAVTSHIKSHVNGVEFMCDYCELIFTTQDKLNSHLIAVHDDEIENDIEDESSMEMDEDEEEDNGINIKQEGDEMIIEINKPANYLVNDNKSCIEKMEINSEESENEVTYTELQTVDTLAIVNNDATNKPTPEKVLEKPVIPTSMDSVKIVNKTVDSQAANILRKAEEIKHKVPQAGHAVISPRLTLKKNKPISRVESSNSGGASDKSLRLLEKELQDLKRTNSRNTETSKISSNKVLETLKSKRPQFQTSTPKLRSAEERKFLTNKSLPVEKKQLEKRIVTKENKEPKETREVKNNGNSKEEKDSKEKEKDTNEKDIKEKEKEKNTEKDKGKEIPKIIIKNGSPNERNSTDEGLIRRSTRPSKIKDYAKMIRERTQDMSDDDETTEDDEDYCEPDRSTESRRGRRPSQPSKPVTVAKTPPASSLANPPRKRGRPRKDAKEVPPKIKKVDVEEAVEVTKAINDVQSSSTTSSEKEEIVNLLETSSVADIDQIQSMSVTPEPPNTPTTNLLVSPTGQTLKKVPIKALPPGIKVMPLPASRPKAAPELCEMQIGKKVVKVQKIVMTKAEVEAMAKKGLVEMKGGTMVLKQGIKLPTSDASNVKSTITGDGETLKRERAAPTRCELGDES; translated from the exons ATGGAAAATAGAAGAGAAACTTTAGGTGTTGTGAAGATATGTCGATTTTGCCTTACGCAAAATAGACCATTgggaagtttgtatgaaaaaagcAAATCGAAAAATATAGTAACACTTCCATTAAAAATCTTATCAAGCGTATCAATtgag GTGCTTCCATCAGATAAAAAGCCAACATATATATGTGAACGATGCAAGTTctttatgaatattttctatGAATACAAGCACATAGTACGTCAAGCTGATGAGGCTATTCTTCAGTATGTACAAAATGGTACACCATTGGGGACGGTCAACTGGCCCAATACTCTTTCAAGA ATATACCGTAACATGGCTGGCTCGGAGACTGTTAAAACAGTTGTTGAAGGTGGTGCAACCATTCAAGTTACATCGCATGAAATTTCAGACAGTGACGAAGAAGATGGAaatgtttataatgttaag attGGAGATGATGAAGATTCAAAAACCTGTATCAAAGTAGTAACAAGCAAAGACACCAAACCTAAAGATAATACAAGGGGTAAAG GCTTCGGGTCGATAACGAAATTGGTGCGGCACGTGAGATCGCATGTTGGTGATAGGCCCTATCCTTGCAAATATTGTGAAAAGAGCTTCACGAAATCTCATCACTATACCAG GCATATACGTATAAAACATCGCGATCGCGCGATCGGTACGCTCGGCCCTCAAGAAAACTACCGCTGTGAGCAGTGCGATGATGTGTTCGACACCCAAGACGATCTCATATATCACTCTGCGATACATGCTACGCAGAACCTCACGTGCCCGCTGTGTCAGGAGAAGTTCGAAGACGTGGAAGCCGTTACTTCACACATCAAGTCACATGttaatg GTGTAGAATTTATGTGCGACTACTGTGAGCTCATTTTCACGACCCAAGACAAGCTCAATTCCCATCTTATCGCGGTGCACGATGACGAAATTGAAAAT GATATAGAAGATGAGTCATCAATGGAAATGGATGAAGATGAAGAGGAGGATAACGGAATTAATA taaAACAAGAGGGCGATGAGATGATaatcgaaataaataaaccagCAAATTACCTA GTTAACGACAATAAAAGTTGCATAGAGAAAATGGAGATAAACTCTGAAG aAAGTGAGAATGAAGTCACGTACACAGAGCTACAAACAGTGGATACGCTTGCTATTGTAAACAACGATGCAACGAACAAACCGACGCCAGAAAAGGTGTTAGAAAAACCTGTCATCCCCACATCCATGGATAGTGTCAAAATTGTCAACAAAACCGTTGATAGTCAG gCGGCAAATATATTGAGAAAAGCTGAAGAAATAAAACACAAAGTACCACAAGCAGGTCATGCAG TGATATCACCTCGTctcactctaaaaaaaaataaacctatttcaAGAGTGGAGAGCAGTAATAGCGGCGGTGCCAGCGATAAATCCCTACGTTTACTAGAAAAGGAACTGCAAGATCTTAAAAGA acAAACAGCCGTAACACGGAAACAAGTAAAATATCCTCTAACAAAGTCCTAGAAACATTAAAAAGCAAACGGCCGCAGTTCCAAACATCTACACCTAAGTTAAG AAGCGCAGAGGAGAGGAAATTCCTTACAAACAAATCTCTCCCTGTAGAGAAGAAACAACTGGAAAAACGTATCGTAACCAAAGAGAATAAAGAACCAAAAGAAACGAGGgaagttaaaaataatggtaATTCTAAGGAAGAAAAAGATAGCAAGGAAAAGGAGAAAGATACCAATGAAAAAGATataaaagaaaaggaaaaagaGAAAAACACTGAAAAGGATAAAGGAAAAGAAATTCCAAAG ATAATAATCAAAAATGGCTCGCCAAATGAACGAAACAGTACAGACGAAGGGCTTATTCGTCGTTCGACACGACCATCCAAGATCAAGGACTACGCGAAAATGATACGCGAGAGAACGCAAGATATGTCCGACGACGATGAAACTACCGAGGACGATGAGGACTACTGTGAACCAGATAGAAGTACCGAG AGTCGCAGAGGTCGTCGCCCAAGTCAGCCTTCAAAGCCTGTCACGGTAGCCAAAACACCGCCCGCTTCGTCGCTTGCCAATCCACCAAGAAAACGCGGCCGACCACGAAAGGATGCTAAAGAAGT GCCTCCAAAAATTAAGAAAGTAGATGTTGAAGAAGCTGTAGAAGTGACGAAAGCAATCAATGACGTTCAAAGTTCGAGCACAACAAGTTCAGAAAAGGAAGAAATAGTAAACCTCCTTGAAACAAGTAGTGTCGCCGATATTGATCag ATACAGAGCATGAGCGTGACTCCTGAACCGCCCAATACCCCTACTACGAATTTACTAGTATCACCTACAGGACAAACATTGAAAAAG GTGCCGATAAAAGCGTTACCGCCAGGAATTAAAGTGATGCCCTTGCCGGCTTCAAGAC CGAAGGCAGCGCCCGAGCTCTGTGAAATGCAAATAGGCAAGAAGGTTGTGAAGGTGCAAAAAATAGTTATGACCAAAGCGGAAGTGGAAGCAATGGCTAAAAAAGGGCTAGTCGAAATGAAG GGTGGTACCATGGTTTTAAAACAAGGTATTAAGCTTCCAACATCTGATGCATCTAATGTTAAATCTACGATAACGGGCGATGGAG aaACTTTGAAAAGGGAAAGGGCAGCGCCAACCCGCTGCGAACTTGGTGATGAATCATAA